One stretch of Sandaracinaceae bacterium DNA includes these proteins:
- a CDS encoding MBOAT family protein, with protein sequence MSGKVNTSPPVFAAWIAGQIALSVAVGLATTRGPRALLGAVVLAVALALPWLAPPHVGLRFWLALISVLSCLIFVELARERRTSSPLVRVWMALTPSDVRLAARVPPRLDGFGMASGLGYALAAAGGAWLVFAVAPALDGASRWLVRWGAGLVFGYALFEAAVHAIRVSYRALGVELPRMHDAPVLSRTVSELWSRRWNQTVHVWLRRHCFAPLARRRHPVLGIAWAFVVSAAIHAWLAFVALDLEMTAWMGGFFLVQGAAVLAERALGVARWPGWLARAWTWAVMLCSAPLFVEPFLRFTGA encoded by the coding sequence ATGTCCGGGAAGGTGAACACGTCCCCGCCGGTCTTCGCCGCCTGGATCGCCGGACAGATCGCGCTGTCCGTGGCGGTCGGGCTCGCGACCACCCGGGGCCCGCGCGCGCTGCTCGGCGCGGTCGTGCTGGCCGTCGCGCTCGCCCTCCCCTGGCTGGCCCCTCCCCACGTGGGCCTTCGCTTCTGGCTCGCGCTCATCTCGGTGCTCTCCTGCCTGATCTTCGTGGAGCTGGCCCGGGAGCGCCGCACGTCCTCGCCGTTGGTCCGTGTGTGGATGGCGCTCACTCCCTCCGACGTGCGCCTGGCCGCGCGGGTCCCGCCCCGGCTCGACGGCTTCGGGATGGCGTCGGGGCTCGGCTACGCGCTCGCCGCGGCCGGAGGCGCGTGGCTTGTCTTCGCCGTCGCGCCGGCCCTGGACGGCGCCTCGCGCTGGCTCGTCCGCTGGGGCGCGGGCCTCGTGTTCGGCTACGCGCTCTTCGAGGCGGCCGTGCACGCCATCCGCGTGTCCTACCGGGCGCTCGGGGTGGAGCTGCCGCGCATGCACGACGCGCCCGTGCTCTCGCGCACGGTGAGCGAGCTCTGGTCGCGCCGCTGGAACCAGACCGTGCACGTGTGGCTGAGGCGTCACTGCTTCGCGCCGCTCGCGCGCCGCCGTCACCCCGTGCTCGGCATCGCGTGGGCGTTCGTGGTGAGCGCGGCCATCCACGCCTGGCTGGCCTTCGTCGCGCTCGACCTCGAGATGACCGCGTGGATGGGCGGCTTCTTCCTGGTGCAGGGCGCGGCGGTCCTCGCCGAGCGCGCGCTGGGGGTCGCGCGGTGGCCGGGGTGGCTGGCCCGCGCCTGGACCTGGGCCGTGATGCTCTGTAGCGCGCCCCTCTTCGTCGAGCCCTTCCTCCGGTTCACCGGGGCGTGA
- a CDS encoding biotin carboxylase N-terminal domain-containing protein: protein MAGFVGFHRLFVANRGEVAARIARTCDRLGVTPVFGVSEADADAPYVRDRESVVLGPARAASSYLDLERVVQAAKQARCTAVHPGWGFLAENPRFAALCEQHGLTFVGPPAHVMHLMGKKTPAKDAMREAGLTLIPGSDGVLADAAEARRVADEVGYPVLLKAESGGGGRGMRVARSPDEVAGAYQDASAEARAAFGDPRLYLEKLIEGGRHIEIQLLADRYGKAIHLGERDCTVQRNHQKLIEESPSPVLDTEERARTLDAAVRATESIGYVGAGTMEFLLDEDGVLRFMEMNTRLQVEHCVSEERSGIDLVEEQLRVAAGQPLRHLQDDVSLHGHAIECRINAEDPENGFRPTPGTLEVWEVPPLEGVRVDTHVAQGYVVPPHYDSLICKVIAYGDDRDQACDRMVAALKGLKVEGISTTAPMHVAILESKAFRESDYDTRAIPGWPA from the coding sequence ATGGCCGGATTCGTTGGTTTTCACCGGCTCTTCGTCGCGAATCGCGGCGAGGTCGCCGCCCGCATCGCCCGCACCTGTGACCGCCTCGGCGTGACGCCCGTCTTCGGGGTCTCCGAGGCCGACGCGGACGCCCCCTACGTTCGAGATCGCGAGAGCGTCGTGCTCGGGCCCGCGCGCGCCGCGTCGAGCTACCTCGACCTCGAGCGGGTCGTGCAGGCGGCCAAGCAGGCTCGCTGCACCGCGGTGCACCCGGGCTGGGGCTTCCTGGCCGAGAACCCCCGCTTCGCCGCGCTCTGTGAGCAGCACGGGCTGACCTTCGTCGGGCCGCCCGCGCACGTCATGCACCTGATGGGCAAGAAGACGCCGGCCAAGGACGCGATGCGCGAGGCAGGGCTCACGCTCATCCCCGGCTCGGACGGCGTGCTCGCCGACGCGGCCGAGGCGCGGCGCGTGGCGGACGAGGTCGGCTACCCCGTGCTGCTCAAGGCGGAGAGCGGCGGCGGCGGGCGCGGCATGCGCGTGGCCCGCAGCCCCGACGAGGTCGCGGGCGCCTACCAGGACGCGTCGGCCGAGGCGCGCGCCGCGTTCGGCGACCCGCGGCTGTACCTGGAGAAGCTGATCGAGGGCGGCCGCCACATCGAGATCCAGCTCCTCGCCGACCGCTACGGCAAGGCCATCCACCTCGGCGAGCGCGACTGCACCGTCCAGCGCAACCACCAGAAGCTCATCGAGGAGTCGCCCTCACCCGTGCTCGACACCGAAGAGCGCGCGCGCACCCTCGACGCCGCGGTCCGCGCCACCGAGTCGATCGGCTACGTGGGCGCGGGCACGATGGAGTTCCTGCTCGACGAGGACGGCGTGCTCCGCTTCATGGAGATGAACACCCGCCTCCAGGTCGAGCACTGCGTCTCCGAGGAGCGCAGCGGCATCGATCTGGTCGAGGAGCAGCTCCGCGTCGCGGCGGGACAGCCGCTCCGACACTTGCAAGACGACGTGTCGCTGCACGGGCACGCGATCGAGTGCCGGATCAACGCGGAGGATCCCGAGAACGGCTTCCGCCCCACCCCCGGCACCCTCGAGGTGTGGGAGGTGCCGCCCCTCGAGGGCGTGCGCGTCGACACCCACGTCGCCCAGGGCTACGTGGTCCCGCCGCACTACGACTCCCTGATCTGCAAGGTCATCGCGTACGGCGACGACCGCGATCAGGCCTGCGACCGGATGGTCGCGGCGCTGAAGGGGCTGAAGGTCGAGGGCATCTCCACCACCGCCCCGATGCACGTCGCCATCCTCGAGAGCAAAGCGTTCCGCGAGAGCGACTACGACACCCGCGCCATCCCCGGCTGGCCCGCCTGA
- a CDS encoding carboxyl transferase domain-containing protein, translating to MAHVPLTPIGRPRTDVLDERAWREHQEKLAPLEEKLRARREEVHAGWGEKYAQRVHAKGKLTTRERLARLADPGSELFEVGTFVNYGDTFGDKPLTSPAAGVVTAFAKVEGRWCMVIANDNTVASGSWWPRTPEKIERAQMMALRLKLPTVYLVDCSGLFLPEQSRSFPGGTGAGHIFKMNSLLSASGVPQIAGVFGDCIAGGGYMPIISDRVYMTEQAYMVIAGAALIKGAKSQKLTSLGIGGPEVHVHQSGCADVRVPDDETAIAAIRREVGRLPSSAADYYRGGAGAIEPAHPPRELAGILPVDHRESYDAMEVLARLTDQSLFWECMPHVGEEIVCGIGKVGGLYAGFVINRQGLVGDPEHPDEQRPAAILYRGGIAKVAAFSRACNDDGIPLIWLQDISGFDIGTEAERQGLLAYGSSLIYTNSTNAVPMFTVLLRKASGAGYYAMSGLPYDPIVQLSTSISRLSVMEGRTLAIATYNSKLDDDFEILSDDPEERRAIAEGMEAVSKRIEADMDPYVAARQMDTDEIVELGALRDWLEVFVEASYQSIGHRRIKNPRIWSLHDLRELHEGIR from the coding sequence ATGGCCCACGTCCCCCTGACCCCCATCGGTCGCCCCCGCACCGACGTCCTCGACGAGCGCGCCTGGCGCGAGCACCAGGAGAAGCTCGCGCCGCTCGAGGAGAAGCTCCGCGCGCGCCGCGAAGAGGTCCACGCCGGCTGGGGCGAGAAGTACGCCCAGCGTGTCCACGCGAAAGGCAAGCTGACCACCCGGGAGCGCCTCGCGCGGCTCGCCGATCCGGGCAGCGAGCTGTTCGAGGTCGGCACCTTCGTCAACTACGGCGACACCTTCGGCGACAAGCCGCTGACGAGCCCCGCGGCCGGGGTGGTCACGGCGTTCGCCAAGGTCGAGGGCCGCTGGTGCATGGTCATCGCCAACGACAACACCGTGGCGAGCGGCTCGTGGTGGCCGCGCACGCCCGAGAAGATCGAGCGCGCGCAGATGATGGCGCTCCGGCTCAAGCTCCCGACGGTCTACCTCGTGGACTGCTCGGGGCTGTTTTTGCCGGAGCAGTCGCGCTCGTTCCCGGGCGGCACCGGGGCGGGGCACATCTTCAAGATGAACAGCCTGCTGAGCGCGAGCGGCGTGCCGCAGATCGCGGGCGTGTTCGGAGACTGCATCGCGGGCGGCGGCTACATGCCGATCATCAGCGACCGCGTCTACATGACCGAGCAGGCCTACATGGTCATCGCGGGCGCGGCGCTCATCAAGGGCGCCAAGAGCCAGAAGCTCACCTCGCTCGGCATCGGCGGCCCCGAGGTGCACGTGCACCAGAGCGGCTGCGCGGACGTGCGCGTCCCCGACGACGAGACGGCCATCGCGGCGATCCGACGCGAGGTCGGGCGCCTGCCGAGCTCCGCCGCCGACTACTACCGCGGCGGCGCGGGCGCGATCGAGCCGGCGCACCCGCCGCGCGAGCTGGCCGGGATCCTCCCGGTCGACCACCGCGAGAGCTACGACGCGATGGAGGTGCTCGCGCGCCTCACCGACCAGAGCCTCTTCTGGGAGTGCATGCCGCACGTCGGCGAAGAGATCGTGTGCGGGATCGGCAAGGTGGGCGGGCTCTACGCCGGCTTCGTCATCAACCGTCAGGGTCTCGTCGGCGATCCCGAGCACCCCGATGAGCAGCGCCCGGCCGCCATCCTCTACCGCGGGGGCATCGCGAAGGTCGCCGCCTTCTCGCGGGCCTGCAACGACGACGGCATCCCGCTCATCTGGCTCCAGGACATCAGCGGCTTCGACATCGGCACCGAAGCCGAACGTCAGGGCTTGTTGGCCTACGGTTCGAGCCTCATCTACACGAACAGCACCAACGCGGTGCCCATGTTCACCGTCCTCCTCCGCAAGGCGTCGGGGGCCGGCTACTACGCCATGAGCGGCCTCCCCTACGACCCGATCGTGCAGCTCTCCACCAGCATCTCGCGCCTGAGCGTGATGGAGGGGCGCACCCTCGCGATCGCGACCTACAACTCGAAGCTCGACGACGACTTCGAGATCCTCAGCGACGATCCGGAGGAGCGCCGCGCCATCGCCGAGGGCATGGAGGCGGTCTCCAAGCGGATCGAGGCGGACATGGACCCGTACGTGGCCGCGCGGCAGATGGACACCGACGAGATCGTGGAGCTGGGCGCGCTGCGCGACTGGCTCGAGGTCTTCGTCGAGGCCAGCTACCAGTCGATCGGCCACCGCCGCATCAAGAACCCGCGCATCTGGAGCCTCCACGACCTGCGCGAGCTGCACGAGGGGATCCGATGA
- a CDS encoding biotin/lipoyl-containing protein, which produces MSDGRRFAKGLEVRGERDDAGRLTLFAPRPGLWRDAPREGALVRPGDAVGELEVLGVVHALRAPADAFGVVSGLPGGRRLGRRPVDARTALMTLDPEGVSGEEAAKVAAEAAADASGPVFRTPLGGRFYARPSPDADPFVTPGLALKGGETIALIEVMKTFNRVQYAGEPATVKAVRAKDGDDVEAGDVLLELE; this is translated from the coding sequence ATGAGCGACGGACGACGTTTCGCGAAGGGCCTCGAGGTCCGAGGGGAGCGGGACGACGCGGGTCGCCTGACCCTCTTCGCGCCCCGGCCCGGGCTGTGGCGCGACGCGCCGCGCGAGGGGGCGCTGGTTCGCCCTGGCGACGCGGTCGGTGAGCTCGAGGTGCTCGGGGTCGTGCACGCGCTCCGGGCCCCCGCCGACGCGTTCGGGGTCGTCTCCGGGCTCCCGGGCGGCCGCCGCCTCGGACGGCGCCCGGTCGACGCCCGCACCGCGCTGATGACCCTCGACCCCGAGGGCGTCAGCGGCGAGGAGGCGGCCAAGGTCGCGGCCGAGGCCGCCGCGGACGCGAGCGGGCCCGTGTTCCGCACCCCGCTCGGCGGCCGCTTCTACGCGCGCCCCTCCCCCGACGCCGATCCGTTCGTGACGCCCGGCCTCGCGCTGAAGGGCGGCGAGACGATCGCGCTCATCGAGGTCATGAAGACGTTCAACCGCGTGCAGTACGCGGGTGAGCCCGCCACCGTGAAGGCCGTCCGCGCGAAGGACGGAGACGACGTCGAGGCCGGCGACGTCTTGTTGGAGCTCGAATGA
- a CDS encoding Npt1/Npt2 family nucleotide transporter — MSEEDGDDEGTLLDRFLRVFSDVRRGEGATALILLFTIFVLLVCYYVLKTVREPLVLASAEQDLQLLRGTGLPDWLVDTIVQGEGAQLKAVAAGFQALLLAGFVPAYSWLASKVTRIRLIVGVTLFWIACIQLFFFLRLAGVPMLGFFFYIWVGIFSVSIIAQFWSFANDIYSDEQGKRLFPIIGVGATAGAPVGSWGAGALYDYIAPDDVERADLDGLQTWLADLGLDPSFILLQVPAITLLVFLGMMIWAAQRKRLAEGVSDAPQEEDEDKGSAKDGFALILKSPYVRLIAAVILTLNLVNTMGEFLLSDMVDQAAEQAVAAGTAANEGKWIGSFYSSFFLYVNIAALVLQAFVVSRLVKYIGLKAVLFALPVVALGSYSLFAAGFGLVVLRWAKTAENSTDYSIMNTGKAMVWLPTTRAAKYQGKQAVDTFIVRIGDLASAVMFLIGTAALGMGLQGLAAVNLGFVILWLGLTYLLVRKHQQVERDPSADPAASAEAVELENEAA; from the coding sequence ATGAGCGAAGAGGACGGAGACGACGAGGGCACGCTCCTCGACCGGTTCCTCCGGGTGTTCAGTGACGTGCGGCGAGGCGAAGGCGCCACCGCGCTCATCCTGCTGTTCACGATCTTCGTCCTGCTCGTCTGCTACTACGTCCTGAAGACCGTGCGCGAGCCGCTGGTGCTCGCCAGCGCGGAGCAGGATCTCCAGCTCCTGCGCGGCACGGGCCTGCCCGACTGGCTCGTCGACACGATCGTCCAGGGAGAGGGCGCGCAGCTGAAGGCGGTCGCGGCCGGCTTCCAGGCCCTGCTCCTGGCCGGCTTCGTGCCCGCCTACTCGTGGCTCGCCTCGAAGGTCACGCGCATCCGCCTGATCGTGGGCGTGACCCTCTTCTGGATCGCGTGCATCCAGCTGTTCTTCTTCCTGCGCCTCGCCGGCGTGCCGATGCTCGGCTTCTTCTTCTACATCTGGGTCGGCATCTTCAGCGTCTCGATCATCGCGCAGTTCTGGTCGTTCGCGAACGACATCTACAGCGACGAGCAGGGCAAGCGGCTCTTCCCGATCATCGGGGTCGGCGCCACCGCGGGCGCCCCCGTCGGCTCATGGGGCGCGGGCGCGCTCTACGACTACATCGCCCCCGACGACGTGGAGCGCGCGGACCTCGACGGGCTGCAGACCTGGCTCGCGGACCTCGGGCTCGACCCGAGCTTCATCCTGCTCCAGGTCCCCGCGATCACGCTGCTCGTGTTCCTGGGCATGATGATCTGGGCCGCGCAGCGGAAGCGCCTGGCAGAGGGCGTGAGCGACGCGCCGCAGGAAGAGGACGAGGACAAGGGCAGCGCCAAGGACGGCTTCGCCCTCATCCTGAAGAGCCCCTACGTCCGGCTCATCGCGGCGGTGATCCTCACCCTGAACCTCGTCAACACGATGGGCGAGTTCTTGCTGAGCGACATGGTCGACCAGGCGGCGGAGCAGGCGGTCGCGGCGGGCACGGCCGCGAACGAGGGGAAGTGGATCGGGAGCTTCTACTCGAGCTTCTTCCTCTACGTGAACATCGCCGCGCTCGTGCTGCAGGCCTTCGTGGTCTCACGGCTGGTGAAGTACATCGGGCTCAAGGCGGTCCTCTTCGCGCTGCCGGTGGTGGCGCTCGGGAGCTACTCGCTCTTCGCCGCGGGCTTCGGGCTCGTGGTGCTCCGCTGGGCGAAGACGGCCGAGAACTCGACCGACTACTCCATCATGAACACGGGCAAGGCGATGGTCTGGCTGCCGACCACGCGCGCGGCCAAGTACCAGGGTAAGCAGGCCGTGGACACGTTCATCGTGCGCATCGGCGACCTCGCCTCGGCCGTGATGTTCCTGATCGGCACCGCCGCGCTCGGCATGGGCCTCCAGGGCCTGGCCGCGGTGAACCTAGGCTTCGTGATCCTCTGGCTCGGGCTGACCTACCTGCTCGTGCGCAAGCACCAGCAGGTCGAGCGCGATCCCAGCGCCGACCCTGCGGCCAGCGCCGAGGCGGTCGAGCTCGAGAACGAAGCCGCCTGA
- a CDS encoding acyl-CoA dehydrogenase family protein — protein MGVNEARPLDLGFPLTEEHRQLYESARSFALAELAPGAAARDEEERFPSEQLGALAELGLLAMKVSEADGGSGMDNVGYVLAMSAIAEADASVAVILASSNLATKILGDHASDAQKARWLRPYAAGELGPASFALTEPQAGSDAGAIRTTATRDGEGWVLDGQKMWITSAAQAGIHLVFAKTDPAAGTRGITTFILERGAPGLSVGREEKKMGLRSSGTAALHFEACPVSDAQRLGELGRGYSIALEALGAGRVGIAAQALGIGEAAFREGLGYVAERRAFGQRVLDFQNTRFVLADARTALDAAWLLTLRAAALLDQGKPARMESSMAKIAATEACGRVVDGMLQLHGGYGYSREYVIERLYRDARITRIYEGTNEIQRTLVAREIEKALG, from the coding sequence ATGGGTGTCAACGAGGCGCGCCCGCTCGATCTGGGCTTCCCGCTCACGGAGGAGCACCGACAGCTCTACGAATCCGCGCGGAGCTTCGCGCTCGCCGAGCTCGCCCCTGGCGCGGCGGCGCGGGACGAGGAGGAGCGTTTTCCGAGCGAGCAGCTCGGCGCGCTGGCGGAGCTGGGCCTGCTCGCGATGAAGGTGAGCGAGGCGGACGGCGGCTCCGGCATGGACAACGTCGGCTACGTCCTGGCCATGTCGGCCATCGCCGAGGCGGACGCCTCGGTGGCGGTGATCCTCGCGTCGAGCAACCTCGCGACGAAGATCCTGGGAGATCACGCGAGCGACGCGCAGAAGGCGCGCTGGCTGCGGCCCTATGCGGCGGGGGAGCTCGGGCCAGCGTCCTTCGCCTTGACGGAGCCGCAGGCGGGCTCGGACGCGGGGGCCATCCGCACGACCGCGACCCGCGACGGCGAGGGCTGGGTCCTCGACGGGCAGAAGATGTGGATCACGAGCGCCGCGCAGGCCGGGATCCACCTGGTCTTCGCCAAGACCGATCCCGCGGCGGGCACCCGGGGCATCACCACGTTCATCCTGGAGCGGGGCGCGCCGGGCCTGAGCGTCGGGCGCGAGGAGAAGAAGATGGGGCTCCGCTCGAGCGGGACGGCGGCGCTGCACTTCGAGGCGTGCCCGGTCTCCGACGCGCAGCGCCTCGGGGAGCTCGGCCGCGGCTACTCGATCGCGCTCGAGGCGCTCGGCGCGGGCCGGGTCGGCATCGCGGCCCAGGCGCTCGGGATCGGGGAGGCCGCCTTCCGCGAGGGGCTCGGCTACGTCGCGGAGCGGCGGGCGTTCGGTCAGCGCGTGCTCGACTTCCAGAACACGCGCTTCGTGCTCGCGGACGCGCGCACCGCGCTCGACGCGGCGTGGCTGCTGACGCTGCGCGCGGCCGCGCTCCTCGACCAGGGCAAGCCCGCGCGCATGGAGTCGAGCATGGCGAAGATCGCGGCGACCGAGGCGTGCGGGCGGGTCGTCGACGGCATGCTCCAGCTGCACGGCGGCTACGGCTACAGCCGCGAGTACGTCATCGAGCGCCTCTACCGCGACGCGCGCATCACGCGCATCTACGAGGGCACGAACGAGATCCAGCGCACCCTCGTGGCGCGCGAGATCGAGAAGGCCCTCGGCTGA